A genomic segment from Vagococcus zengguangii encodes:
- the comGF gene encoding competence type IV pilus minor pilin ComGF, whose amino-acid sequence MKRDNYQGFTLIESLYTLLVLAFILSFFQPFIRYLALYQEQSANQAEMAWQIFTDQLEEELLTGKLVACSETTIDYRNSEDSYFIIEKYNYQIRKKTVTTGHQPLLLNVASWHVTQRNSQQLYIEVTFLDGTVRSCYQGFKQVVGSDEATH is encoded by the coding sequence TTGAAGAGAGATAACTATCAAGGGTTTACCCTAATTGAAAGCTTATATACTTTATTGGTGTTAGCTTTTATTTTGTCTTTTTTTCAACCGTTTATTCGTTATCTGGCATTGTATCAGGAACAATCAGCCAATCAAGCAGAAATGGCGTGGCAAATATTTACGGATCAATTAGAAGAAGAATTATTAACGGGAAAATTAGTAGCTTGTAGTGAGACAACGATTGATTATCGCAATAGTGAAGACAGTTATTTTATTATTGAGAAATATAACTACCAAATTAGAAAAAAGACAGTTACTACTGGTCATCAACCATTGCTTTTAAATGTTGCAAGTTGGCATGTGACACAACGAAATTCGCAACAATTATATATTGAGGTAACTTTTTTAGACGGGACGGTTCGTAGTTGCTATCAAGGATTTAAACAGGTGGTGGGTTCAGATGAAGCAACACACTAG
- the comGC gene encoding competence type IV pilus major pilin ComGC: MKKRNYQGFTLLEMMVVLFIISVLVLLFVPNLTKQKDNVDKNGKEALQSVVVSQSTLFNMNESAELTYENLVSSGYLTEDQAQKAQDWGIRLPSN, encoded by the coding sequence ATGAAAAAAAGAAACTATCAAGGTTTTACATTGTTAGAAATGATGGTAGTGCTGTTTATTATTTCGGTTTTAGTTTTATTATTTGTTCCTAATTTAACTAAACAAAAAGATAACGTCGATAAAAATGGAAAGGAGGCCCTCCAATCAGTAGTTGTTTCACAGTCAACGTTATTTAATATGAATGAATCTGCTGAATTGACGTATGAAAATTTAGTCTCATCAGGCTATTTAACTGAAGATCAAGCCCAAAAGGCCCAAGATTGGGGGATCAGATTACCATCAAATTAA
- the rsmA gene encoding 16S rRNA (adenine(1518)-N(6)/adenine(1519)-N(6))-dimethyltransferase RsmA: protein MTREVANPTRTKELLKKYGFSFKKSLGQNFLTDLNILRNIVDVAQLNEQTNVIEVGPGMGSLTEFLARSANQVLAFEIDQRLMEVLAETMGPYPNVTVVNEDVLKADLEKVTSEVFENPELPIKVVANLPYYVTTPIMMHFLEASLEIDEMVVMMQKEVADRITAGPGTKAYGSLSVAVQYFMEAETAFIVPKTAFVPQPNVDSAILHLTKRETPAVEVYNEDKFFALVRASFQQRRKTLWNNLTSYFGKDEATKERLEAALAACAIDPKRRGETLSLQEFADLTNYLYPANN, encoded by the coding sequence ATGACAAGAGAAGTAGCTAATCCTACCAGAACGAAAGAATTATTAAAGAAATATGGTTTTTCATTTAAGAAAAGTTTAGGCCAAAATTTCTTAACAGATTTAAATATTTTGAGAAATATTGTGGATGTGGCTCAGTTAAACGAGCAAACAAATGTGATTGAAGTTGGACCTGGAATGGGGTCGTTAACTGAGTTTTTAGCTAGAAGTGCTAATCAAGTATTAGCGTTTGAAATTGACCAACGCTTAATGGAAGTGTTAGCCGAAACGATGGGCCCTTATCCCAATGTTACAGTAGTCAATGAAGATGTCTTGAAAGCTGATTTAGAAAAAGTAACGTCAGAAGTGTTTGAAAACCCTGAGTTACCGATTAAAGTCGTGGCCAACTTGCCTTATTACGTGACAACACCCATCATGATGCACTTTTTAGAAGCGTCACTTGAAATTGATGAAATGGTCGTTATGATGCAAAAAGAAGTAGCAGATCGTATTACCGCAGGACCAGGCACAAAAGCATACGGTTCATTATCAGTGGCCGTTCAATACTTTATGGAAGCTGAAACCGCCTTTATTGTACCGAAAACAGCTTTTGTTCCACAACCTAACGTTGATTCTGCGATTTTACATTTAACCAAACGTGAAACACCAGCTGTTGAGGTGTACAACGAAGATAAATTCTTTGCGTTAGTACGTGCATCATTCCAACAACGTCGTAAAACATTATGGAATAACTTAACGAGCTATTTTGGTAAAGATGAAGCAACCAAAGAACGTTTAGAAGCTGCTTTAGCAGCGTGTGCGATTGATCCTAAGCGTCGTGGTGAAACATTATCATTACAAGAATTTGCTGATTTAACGAATTACTTGTACCCTGCTAACAACTAA
- a CDS encoding TatD family hydrolase — MIFDSHTHLNVEQFKDDLKETIERAHENGVTEMAVVGFDEPTIEKSLELSQEYANIHSIIGWHPTEAGSYTPQIESKLQQLLTTPKVVALGEIGLDYYWMEDPKDVQEKVFRRQLAISREMNLPFSIHTRDAMEDTYNILKDENVHLTGGIMHSFSGDIEWMKRFLDLGLHISLSGVVTFKKAIELHEVAKVVPLESLLVETDAPYLAPVPFRGKRNEPAYTRYVVEKIAELRGVSVEEIAQQTTQNAHRLFRLGE; from the coding sequence ATGATTTTTGATTCACATACTCATTTAAATGTCGAACAGTTTAAAGATGATTTAAAAGAAACCATTGAACGAGCGCATGAAAATGGTGTGACTGAAATGGCGGTAGTTGGTTTTGATGAGCCAACAATTGAAAAATCTTTAGAACTGAGCCAAGAATATGCTAATATCCATAGTATTATTGGTTGGCATCCAACTGAAGCAGGGAGCTATACTCCTCAAATTGAAAGTAAGTTACAGCAATTATTAACCACACCAAAAGTGGTGGCACTTGGGGAAATTGGTTTGGATTATTACTGGATGGAAGACCCAAAAGACGTGCAAGAAAAAGTTTTTCGTCGCCAATTAGCGATTTCGCGTGAGATGAATTTACCGTTTAGCATTCATACGCGTGATGCAATGGAAGATACTTATAACATTTTAAAAGATGAAAACGTCCATTTAACCGGTGGCATAATGCACAGTTTTAGTGGCGATATTGAGTGGATGAAACGTTTCTTAGACTTAGGGTTACATATTTCATTGAGTGGCGTGGTAACCTTTAAAAAAGCAATAGAACTACATGAAGTGGCAAAAGTGGTGCCGCTAGAATCACTATTAGTGGAAACTGATGCGCCATATTTAGCGCCGGTGCCATTTAGAGGGAAACGTAACGAACCCGCTTATACGCGTTATGTTGTAGAGAAAATCGCTGAATTACGTGGTGTATCAGTTGAAGAAATCGCGCAACAAACGACCCAAAACGCGCATCGTTTGTTTAGATTAGGTGAGTAA
- the comGB gene encoding competence type IV pilus assembly protein ComGB: protein MNDKTKYRASNSVWKTTLRGKSSKLSIQLQLNVMRMLADMLNNGFSFQESLAFLGLIYENKAILFQQVGQRVIETGAIAPGFKLLGLKSQYLAQINLSERHGDLAGTFSRIAGQLADYQKQKKSLIKVLFYPSVLLLFLAMMLLLMKFYLLPSMAFVSSNKNFGIWLVEMSPYVMLSLFGGVLGLWIALAYHKKTQTARAHYRLLAKLPLVGRLTKVYTTSYLAHEWGKLLAQGIELTEIVIIMKEQENTKLMQELGLVFQEASQRGVAIYEVLAEFSFFLPGFAIIVRQGEQKGKLAEELHLYSQKLWEELLNKIEQLTNYLQPLIFLLVAVMIIAIYAAMLLPVYQNIEVFT, encoded by the coding sequence GTGAATGATAAAACTAAGTATAGGGCGTCTAATTCAGTATGGAAAACGACGTTGCGGGGGAAATCCAGCAAATTATCAATTCAATTGCAGTTAAATGTCATGCGCATGTTAGCAGATATGTTAAACAACGGTTTTTCTTTTCAAGAAAGTTTAGCATTTTTGGGGTTGATATATGAGAATAAGGCAATCTTGTTTCAACAAGTTGGGCAAAGGGTGATTGAAACAGGAGCGATTGCGCCAGGGTTTAAATTGTTAGGGCTTAAATCACAGTATTTAGCTCAAATCAACTTAAGTGAGCGTCATGGTGATTTAGCCGGGACGTTCTCACGTATCGCAGGTCAATTAGCTGATTATCAGAAACAAAAGAAAAGTTTGATTAAAGTTTTATTTTATCCATCAGTATTACTTTTATTTTTAGCCATGATGCTGTTATTAATGAAATTCTACTTGCTTCCTTCAATGGCTTTCGTTAGTAGTAATAAAAACTTTGGGATTTGGTTAGTAGAAATGAGTCCATATGTGATGTTGAGCTTGTTTGGAGGAGTGTTAGGGCTTTGGATAGCGTTAGCTTATCACAAAAAAACACAGACAGCACGGGCACATTATCGACTCTTAGCCAAATTGCCGTTAGTGGGACGGTTGACGAAAGTTTACACGACCTCTTATCTCGCACATGAATGGGGCAAGTTACTAGCGCAAGGGATTGAATTGACGGAGATTGTGATTATTATGAAAGAACAAGAAAATACGAAATTAATGCAAGAACTGGGCCTGGTTTTTCAAGAAGCCTCACAAAGAGGGGTGGCTATTTATGAAGTGTTAGCGGAGTTTTCGTTTTTTTTACCAGGTTTCGCTATCATTGTGAGGCAAGGCGAGCAAAAAGGAAAATTGGCGGAAGAGTTGCATCTATACAGTCAAAAATTATGGGAAGAGTTGCTTAACAAAATTGAACAACTCACCAACTATTTACAACCATTGATTTTTTTATTAGTTGCGGTGATGATTATTGCCATCTATGCGGCGATGTTGTTGCCAGTTTATCAAAATATTGAGGTGTTCACATGA
- the comGG gene encoding competence type IV pilus minor pilin ComGG yields MKQHTSNYKGSILVSLLILMLMYMTVFNFIMHRYDQQQALVSTSIKRNKIETLANLAQFYLENNSPPETGTLVYSTGQVMYERKTTDSFRIEISLTTGEKRARNLVINPKEESTDK; encoded by the coding sequence ATGAAGCAACACACTAGCAACTATAAAGGGAGTATTCTTGTATCGCTTTTAATCTTAATGTTGATGTATATGACCGTTTTTAATTTTATCATGCATCGATACGACCAACAACAAGCGCTTGTCTCAACTAGTATTAAACGTAACAAAATCGAAACATTGGCTAATTTAGCTCAATTTTATTTAGAAAACAACTCTCCCCCAGAGACTGGAACACTGGTATATTCAACGGGACAAGTAATGTATGAAAGAAAAACAACAGATAGCTTTAGAATTGAAATTAGTCTGACAACCGGTGAAAAAAGAGCACGTAATCTTGTGATTAACCCTAAAGAAGAGTCAACAGATAAATAA
- a CDS encoding acyl-CoA dehydrogenase family protein encodes MARSEKLKEMYPFDMYAFANGLTEGELTVLQNVRNFLENDMKPVVNEHWEKAEFPFEAFKGIAETGIMNSPLLFEGREGARKPSELYNAFLYFELAKVDASLATFYTVHGGLCYNTILLGGSEAQIEKYAPKIASWEWQGCFGLTEPDHGSDIAGGLATTAEKVGDKWVINGEKRWIGGASTADVLPIFARDKADGKIKCFIVKGGSPGLSVENIKHKVALRQVQNGHITLENVEVPDEDRLENVNGFKDVARILRSTRADIAHLATGMTIGATEAALKYIKERDQFGRKLSGFQLVQEKVARMQANVVATMAYSIQLANMQEQGHFLEENSALAKMHNAMRMRETVAWGREVCGGNGITLETDVARFFADGEAIYSYEGTHEINALIVGRFLTGVGAFV; translated from the coding sequence ATGGCAAGAAGCGAAAAATTAAAAGAAATGTATCCTTTCGATATGTATGCGTTTGCAAACGGATTAACTGAAGGGGAACTAACTGTTTTACAAAATGTTCGCAACTTTTTAGAAAACGATATGAAGCCAGTTGTTAATGAACATTGGGAAAAAGCAGAATTCCCATTTGAAGCGTTCAAAGGGATTGCTGAAACTGGTATTATGAATAGCCCGTTATTATTTGAAGGGCGTGAAGGAGCTAGAAAACCTAGCGAATTATATAACGCGTTCTTATACTTTGAATTAGCAAAAGTGGATGCATCATTAGCAACTTTCTATACAGTACATGGTGGTTTATGTTATAACACGATTTTATTAGGTGGTAGCGAAGCCCAAATCGAAAAATATGCGCCAAAAATTGCGTCATGGGAATGGCAAGGTTGCTTCGGTTTAACTGAACCTGATCATGGTTCTGATATTGCAGGTGGATTAGCAACAACAGCTGAAAAAGTTGGAGATAAATGGGTTATCAATGGTGAAAAACGTTGGATCGGTGGCGCGTCAACTGCCGATGTTCTACCTATTTTTGCTCGTGATAAAGCCGATGGTAAAATTAAATGTTTCATCGTTAAAGGTGGCTCACCTGGTTTATCAGTTGAAAATATCAAACACAAAGTGGCATTACGTCAAGTTCAAAACGGACATATCACATTAGAAAATGTCGAAGTGCCTGATGAAGATCGTTTAGAAAATGTTAACGGCTTTAAAGATGTCGCAAGAATTTTACGTTCAACGCGTGCTGACATTGCTCATTTAGCAACAGGGATGACTATCGGCGCAACTGAAGCTGCTTTGAAATATATTAAAGAACGTGATCAATTTGGTCGTAAATTATCAGGTTTCCAATTAGTACAAGAAAAAGTTGCTCGCATGCAAGCTAACGTAGTAGCAACAATGGCTTACTCAATCCAATTAGCAAATATGCAGGAGCAAGGTCACTTCTTAGAAGAAAACTCAGCTTTAGCTAAAATGCATAACGCGATGAGAATGCGTGAAACAGTTGCTTGGGGACGTGAAGTTTGTGGTGGTAATGGTATTACGCTTGAAACAGATGTGGCCCGCTTCTTCGCTGATGGTGAAGCTATCTACTCTTACGAAGGAACACACGAAATCAATGCCTTAATCGTTGGTCGTTTCTTAACAGGCGTGGGGGCTTTCGTATAA
- the comGD gene encoding competence type IV pilus minor pilin ComGD gives MGDQITIKLIKAINYEAFTLIEMLVVLMVASVMVTLPVLSYQKWQQKISNQQVISDFENGYYRTQLSAIQVSKRSYIYLEKAGCVTFVYFDLDENQRTEVIEWPASIKTSDEATITFLANSGGVTKALTYSLVDSLNEIKIIYTIQLGSGKLVKKIESL, from the coding sequence TTGGGGGATCAGATTACCATCAAATTAATAAAAGCAATTAATTACGAAGCTTTTACTTTGATTGAAATGCTTGTGGTACTAATGGTCGCTAGTGTAATGGTGACGTTACCCGTATTGAGTTATCAAAAATGGCAGCAAAAAATAAGCAATCAACAAGTGATAAGTGATTTTGAAAATGGCTACTATCGCACGCAGTTGTCGGCGATTCAAGTATCAAAAAGATCTTATATTTATCTTGAAAAAGCAGGATGTGTAACGTTTGTTTATTTTGATTTAGATGAGAATCAACGAACAGAAGTTATAGAATGGCCGGCTTCGATTAAGACAAGTGACGAGGCGACGATTACTTTTTTGGCTAATAGTGGTGGCGTCACCAAGGCACTGACTTATTCGTTGGTCGATAGTCTGAATGAAATAAAAATAATCTACACCATTCAATTAGGAAGTGGAAAACTTGTCAAAAAAATCGAAAGCTTATAA
- a CDS encoding VanZ family protein codes for MKQLMKSGYIYLIAALAIMGILFFSSSQTYEQQSQIGLLSRLLKNEPFKESLMSINFSYAGNEISIAAKGYFSFVEFFIRKGAHFFTYFALGISWFLILNRQIKSVLLASIVSWLSATGYAGLDEFHQMITGGRTPLVEDIMLDSIGALTGVVICLLVFAIKQKK; via the coding sequence ATGAAACAGTTAATGAAATCAGGTTATATTTATTTAATAGCAGCGCTTGCTATTATGGGAATTCTATTTTTTAGTTCATCTCAAACGTATGAACAACAGTCACAAATTGGCTTGTTGTCTCGATTATTAAAAAATGAACCGTTCAAAGAATCGTTGATGAGCATTAATTTTAGCTATGCTGGGAATGAAATTAGTATCGCTGCTAAGGGATACTTTAGCTTTGTTGAATTTTTTATTCGCAAAGGTGCACATTTCTTTACCTATTTTGCACTAGGTATTAGTTGGTTTTTGATTTTGAATAGGCAGATAAAAAGTGTGTTGTTAGCGAGTATTGTGAGTTGGCTATCAGCAACTGGTTATGCTGGCTTGGATGAATTTCATCAAATGATAACAGGTGGTCGCACACCACTTGTTGAAGATATTATGTTAGATAGTATCGGTGCATTAACAGGCGTAGTCATTTGTTTATTAGTGTTTGCGATTAAACAGAAAAAATAA
- the metG gene encoding methionine--tRNA ligase gives MADKKPFYITTPIYYPSGRLHIGSSYTTLFCDAMARYKRLTGHEVFFLTGLDEHGQKIEQKAEENGITPQEYVDSMAVDVKKLWKHLEINYDHFIRTTDKQHVEVVQKTFERLLAQGDIYLGEYQGWYSVSDEEYFTETQLMEVYKDDQGNVIGGKAPSGHEVELVTEECYFFRMGKYADRLIEHYAAHPEFIQPESRKTEMLNNFIIPGLEDLALTRTTFKWGIEVPSNPKHVVYVWIDALMNYLSALGYSTDNDANFQKFWPASVQVIGKEIVRFHTIYWPIILMALDLPLPEKIYAHGWIVMKDGKMSKSKGNVVYPEMLVERYGLDALRYYLLRSMPFGNDSVFTPEDFVARVNYDLANDLGNLLNRTVAMINKYCDGFVPKYASHVTEFDSGLSTTAANVIGNYRKAMENMEVSVALQEIWSLVSRANKYIDETEPWVLAKDEERRAELNSVMVHLAESLRIVGVLLQPMLTQTPGKIFKQLGIDQVEFNMESIRFGEFPNDCKVISKGTPIFPRQDAEEEIAYIQEKMNEKAPANSVVWNPEETTLVSSKEKPAKFEDFEKVELKVAEIIDCQKVEGADKLLQFRLDAGDEGHRQILSGIAEFYPDPSELVGKKVAIVANLKPRKIRGLISQGMILSAEYDGKLKMIEVPKSIPNGSELA, from the coding sequence ATGGCGGACAAAAAGCCTTTTTATATCACAACACCAATTTATTATCCAAGTGGCAGATTACATATCGGTAGCTCTTATACGACGCTATTTTGTGATGCGATGGCTCGCTATAAACGTTTGACAGGACATGAGGTTTTCTTTTTAACAGGTCTTGATGAGCATGGTCAAAAAATTGAGCAAAAAGCAGAAGAAAACGGCATTACACCTCAAGAGTATGTTGACAGTATGGCGGTTGATGTTAAAAAATTATGGAAACATTTAGAAATTAATTATGATCATTTTATTCGTACAACTGATAAACAACACGTTGAAGTGGTTCAAAAAACTTTTGAGCGTTTACTAGCACAAGGAGATATTTATTTAGGAGAATACCAAGGTTGGTATTCAGTATCAGATGAAGAATATTTCACTGAAACACAATTAATGGAAGTTTACAAAGATGACCAAGGAAATGTCATCGGTGGTAAAGCGCCGAGTGGACACGAAGTAGAATTAGTCACAGAAGAATGTTACTTCTTCAGAATGGGTAAATATGCCGATCGTTTGATTGAACATTACGCTGCCCACCCAGAATTTATTCAACCAGAATCTCGTAAAACAGAGATGTTAAATAACTTCATTATTCCTGGTTTAGAAGACTTAGCGTTAACACGTACGACGTTCAAATGGGGAATTGAAGTACCAAGCAATCCAAAACACGTTGTTTATGTGTGGATTGATGCATTAATGAACTATTTATCAGCGCTTGGCTATTCAACTGATAATGACGCGAATTTCCAAAAATTCTGGCCGGCTAGCGTCCAAGTTATTGGGAAAGAAATCGTACGTTTCCATACCATTTACTGGCCAATTATTTTAATGGCGTTAGACTTACCTTTACCTGAAAAAATCTATGCTCATGGCTGGATTGTGATGAAAGACGGGAAAATGTCTAAATCTAAAGGGAATGTCGTTTATCCAGAAATGTTAGTGGAACGTTATGGTTTAGATGCGCTACGTTACTACTTACTACGTTCAATGCCTTTTGGTAACGATAGTGTCTTCACACCAGAAGATTTTGTTGCGCGCGTTAACTACGACTTAGCAAATGATCTAGGCAACTTATTAAATCGTACGGTTGCGATGATTAACAAATATTGTGATGGTTTCGTACCTAAATATGCGTCACACGTAACAGAATTTGATAGTGGTTTATCAACAACTGCTGCAAATGTGATTGGTAACTACCGTAAAGCGATGGAAAACATGGAAGTAAGTGTTGCCTTGCAAGAAATTTGGAGTTTAGTTTCTCGAGCTAATAAATACATCGATGAAACAGAGCCTTGGGTTCTTGCTAAAGATGAAGAGCGTCGCGCTGAATTAAATAGTGTGATGGTTCATTTAGCTGAATCACTACGTATTGTTGGGGTGTTATTACAACCAATGTTAACGCAGACACCAGGAAAAATCTTTAAACAATTAGGAATCGACCAAGTAGAGTTTAATATGGAAAGTATCCGTTTTGGAGAATTCCCAAATGATTGCAAAGTTATTAGCAAAGGGACACCAATCTTCCCTCGTCAAGACGCGGAAGAAGAGATTGCCTATATACAAGAAAAAATGAATGAAAAAGCACCTGCTAACTCAGTGGTTTGGAATCCTGAAGAAACAACTTTAGTTTCTTCTAAAGAAAAACCAGCTAAATTCGAGGACTTTGAAAAAGTTGAGTTAAAAGTAGCGGAAATCATTGATTGTCAAAAAGTAGAAGGAGCGGATAAATTACTACAATTCCGTTTAGATGCTGGGGATGAAGGTCATCGTCAAATCTTATCAGGAATCGCAGAGTTTTATCCAGATCCAAGTGAATTAGTTGGTAAAAAAGTGGCAATCGTGGCTAACTTGAAACCAAGAAAAATTCGTGGCCTAATTAGCCAAGGGATGATTTTATCTGCTGAATATGACGGAAAATTAAAAATGATTGAAGTACCAAAATCAATTCCAAATGGCTCAGAATTAGCATAA
- the comGA gene encoding competence type IV pilus ATPase ComGA produces MKDLMLELFEQAVRKQASDLYIFPSKTEYELTLRCQNQKELLKTLSFEEAEKFILYLKYLGNMDVGERRKIQLGSAVVTLSTGPARHIRLSSVGDYQNRESLVVRFLNDLENERDFRVVNTEAYQKIQTLMAGKGLFVFSGATGSGKTTMMYHLAREFALAGQQVITIEDPVELAMPMFLQLQVNEKIELNYQRLIQLCLRHRPDILVIGEIRDSQTAHAVVRAALTGHTVLTTVHAMDTINVVTRLLELGVSTHDLKQVLKVVVFQTMTVLEQEETELEGKEGVLYQAVELELLRLDAAYWQRRDVGEKR; encoded by the coding sequence ATGAAAGACTTGATGTTGGAATTGTTTGAACAAGCGGTGAGAAAACAGGCCAGTGATCTCTATATTTTTCCCTCGAAGACAGAGTATGAGTTGACCTTGAGATGTCAAAATCAAAAAGAGTTACTTAAAACATTAAGTTTTGAAGAAGCCGAGAAATTTATTTTGTATTTGAAATATTTAGGCAATATGGATGTCGGAGAGCGGCGCAAAATCCAATTAGGATCAGCCGTGGTGACATTATCGACGGGGCCAGCACGCCATATTCGTTTATCTTCGGTGGGTGATTATCAAAATCGTGAAAGTTTAGTGGTGCGCTTTTTGAATGATTTAGAGAATGAACGAGATTTTAGAGTAGTAAATACAGAAGCTTATCAGAAAATTCAAACGCTAATGGCAGGTAAAGGGTTATTTGTTTTTTCAGGGGCGACGGGTTCAGGTAAAACGACGATGATGTATCACTTAGCAAGAGAATTTGCGTTAGCCGGGCAGCAAGTGATTACGATTGAAGATCCCGTCGAATTAGCGATGCCGATGTTTTTGCAATTACAGGTTAATGAGAAAATCGAATTGAATTATCAACGGTTGATTCAACTATGTTTACGTCATCGACCGGATATTTTAGTGATTGGTGAAATTAGAGATAGTCAAACAGCGCATGCCGTCGTAAGAGCCGCTTTAACGGGACATACCGTCTTAACGACGGTTCACGCGATGGATACGATTAATGTGGTGACACGCTTGCTTGAGTTGGGTGTATCAACACATGATTTAAAGCAAGTGCTAAAAGTGGTGGTCTTTCAAACGATGACGGTGTTAGAGCAAGAAGAAACAGAACTTGAAGGGAAAGAAGGTGTGCTATATCAAGCAGTTGAATTAGAGTTGCTAAGGCTAGATGCTGCGTATTGGCAGAGGAGAGATGTAGGTGAGAAGAGGTGA
- a CDS encoding LysR family transcriptional regulator, producing the protein MDIQQLYYFMNIVECGCNLSLAAKKIHITQSALSQLIINFEANEELTLFYRKNGRLDSLTPSGEKLYAYAQQITKLHEQMNEMVRKEAAKQKGTIRIGLPSLILRIFFSSFFPKLMMDNPNIQLEIVEGGSNYLRKMLFQNDLDYAILIEPTSLDPKSFEEHVIQIDEMTAFVYHTHPLAHKKKLAWRDLEPFPIATFNETYTTYELVTEKLAAEKSEAQIKLTSSSWDYLVEATQESNIVAVLPSPIERTIDPNLFVEIPFKDPIPFNVLLCRPIKGTYNDVEGLVYESILSYFYQPIVD; encoded by the coding sequence ATGGATATTCAGCAGTTATATTATTTTATGAACATAGTCGAATGTGGGTGTAATTTATCGCTGGCCGCTAAGAAAATACATATCACGCAATCAGCGTTGAGTCAGTTGATTATTAATTTTGAAGCAAACGAAGAGTTGACACTTTTTTACCGTAAGAATGGTCGTTTAGACTCGTTGACACCGAGTGGGGAGAAGCTATATGCGTACGCACAGCAAATTACGAAATTACATGAACAGATGAATGAGATGGTCCGTAAAGAAGCGGCTAAACAAAAAGGGACGATTCGTATCGGGTTGCCGTCGCTTATTTTAAGGATTTTCTTTTCGTCGTTCTTTCCTAAGTTGATGATGGATAATCCTAATATTCAGCTAGAAATTGTCGAAGGTGGTAGTAATTATTTAAGAAAAATGTTGTTTCAAAACGATTTAGATTATGCGATATTAATTGAACCAACGAGTCTTGATCCGAAAAGTTTTGAGGAGCATGTCATTCAAATTGATGAAATGACGGCCTTCGTCTACCATACCCATCCGCTAGCGCATAAGAAAAAATTAGCGTGGCGTGATTTAGAGCCATTTCCAATTGCGACGTTTAATGAAACCTATACAACGTATGAATTAGTTACCGAAAAATTAGCAGCCGAAAAGAGTGAGGCTCAAATTAAATTAACTTCTTCATCGTGGGACTATTTAGTAGAGGCCACTCAAGAATCGAATATTGTAGCGGTGTTACCGTCACCAATTGAACGGACGATTGATCCAAACTTATTTGTCGAAATTCCGTTTAAAGACCCGATTCCATTTAACGTCTTATTATGTCGCCCAATTAAAGGAACCTATAACGATGTGGAAGGGTTAGTTTATGAGTCGATTTTAAGTTATTTTTATCAACCGATCGTCGATTAA
- the rnmV gene encoding ribonuclease M5: MTQIKPTIQEIVVVEGKDDTKRLKQFFEVDTIETIGSAIDEEILERIAHAQEVRGVIVFTDPDFSGEKIRKTITNYLPEVKHAFISRKEGAPMKRGNSLGVEHASEAALKEALANVMTPSLSVEDEIPIIEQKTLVRLGLLAGQGSREKREKLGDYLRIGYTNGKQLLKRLNMFRITEEELVAAMRELERNNE; the protein is encoded by the coding sequence ATGACACAGATAAAACCAACTATTCAAGAAATTGTTGTGGTGGAAGGTAAAGATGATACGAAGCGTTTAAAGCAGTTTTTTGAAGTCGATACAATTGAAACAATTGGCTCAGCCATCGATGAAGAAATTCTTGAACGGATTGCACATGCTCAAGAAGTTCGTGGGGTGATTGTGTTCACTGATCCTGACTTTTCAGGTGAAAAAATCCGCAAAACGATTACTAATTATTTACCTGAAGTGAAGCATGCCTTTATTTCGCGTAAAGAAGGTGCACCAATGAAACGTGGCAATAGTTTAGGGGTGGAACATGCCAGTGAAGCAGCACTGAAAGAAGCCTTAGCGAATGTGATGACGCCAAGTTTGAGTGTCGAAGATGAGATTCCTATAATCGAGCAGAAAACTCTAGTCAGACTAGGTTTATTAGCGGGACAAGGTAGTCGTGAAAAGCGTGAAAAGCTCGGTGATTATCTAAGAATTGGCTACACGAATGGTAAACAATTGCTAAAACGTTTGAATATGTTTAGAATAACGGAAGAAGAGTTAGTCGCTGCAATGCGTGAATTAGAAAGGAATAATGAATGA